CCATAACAtccacaaattttttaaaaaaatattaaaaattaataatttcatGAAATGCATAAGGAACAACATATAAATGTAAGTTTACATGCATACATGAACTTAAAAAAGctttatttagtaaactgttgtTATACGACTCTCATATAATTGAAATACTACAACAGTATGCCGAACAATTGTATAAtagtattataaatatttatctatAGATTGTTGTACAATTTCATAAAACTGGGATGATTTGACCGtaaaaattgatatttgaatcactcgattttacaaacacTTGCTGATTCAAAGTGCTGATTTTCACTTTCACATCATTTCAGTTGTATGATTCTTATAGTCAGAGAGGAAAGGGACGTGAACCTCTGAGAGAGCCTATCCTTGAAGGTGTGTCTATAGGCACGGTTCCAGCGGTGGGCTTGAGTGAGAATCCAATAAAAACCGAACCAGAGCTCAGCTCCGAGCAACCCAAACCAACCCCATCTACCATTTCTTGGTATATGTCTCACTCTGTAGACCCAAATCAAGCATATGCCCAACAACACAGACGCCGCAAAGAGCCTATAAATGGCTCTGCCTTTGGCTCTCCTCGTCTCAAACAGTGGATAAAACCCATTACTTCCCATCTCTCTCCCAATGTCTCTGTTCTGTGCTTTTACGATCAGCTGCTGATGTATTGCGGTGGTACTTATAGTAATTTAAGGAACCTTGTCGTTTTGCCTGCTATAGACTTTGTCCGAATGTAATATCTACGGTCAAGGATGATGTCTTCAGAATGAATTcagaaatatattatattataaagtCGCCCAATTACGGTGATGTCTGTCTCATCTAACGGTGACTTCCGCCCCTTAATGATTGTTTAACAGAGAATATTTAAGAGTGAGTAATGGTAGgtgtatctttttatttttttttaagttgatgtactttttaaaattattattaaattttatatgaattatatttgaattttgattcaatggtaattttgaaagtcatatcagctttagaaagataaaaatatagtacctaacattactctttaagAATAGTTAATGTTACGttccagaaaaataaatttcgtAATTTATCCGTAATTGGATGACATGAATGGCTAGAAAGTAATTTCCCAGTTAACATGTAATGGGAAATTacatagagtaatgctacatcaATGGAAAAGAGAGAAcatcgaaaaatagtttacgaaTATGTGAAACGTAAATGTCtcgtgaaaattattttcttaatcaactaaaacattttttgatCTATCAATATTTTATAGTAGAATTGCCATAGGGTGCTACAACAGAGTCTTTACTTACTCGATTCGTGTGAGAGGTAACTTGTATAGGTCTAGAGTTTGTCTTTTAAGAGTGGGTGCATGAAGTGGTCATGCTGTAAAAGTTTTCAAACagtcaaaaactaaaaaaatataaatattttacacTATAACAAAACGAGcctaaattaatcattttatatcgactttaagttttttaaataaacaattatttaacataatattatagtCAAAGACACCGGAGGAAATGTATATGTCTAAGATTTacgtgattttgatttaaatacatcaaaaataaatatactaacaaaaaaatataaaatacaaaataataattaagaaaaaccATTTAAACCAAAACTAATTAAGTACACGTAGGGGATGACATTGTTATAAAAAGGTGGccggaaaaagaaaaaagttgccCTTTTGGATCCTCGCGTGTTCGGCGGCAGCAATTGCGTGGAGGCGGATGCAGTGGAAAGGCAGGTGGGCAAGTCAAAAATGTTTCGGCCGAAAGACAAAACCAACTCGCTCCAATTAGAACTGGTTTGGGAAAAACCAAACATACCCCCACCCCCACGTAAGTTGATGGCTGCAAGTGACATCAACGTGATGTATTATCACAAGGCAAAGAAGGGATTATAACCTAATTTATTCTCTATAAAAAATGGTGATATAGGTTCATTCGGCCCTCGGGCCCAACGATGCTCATTTTATTCCTCGATTTTAATTGTGTTTCTCCGTAGATGAGAACCTGTACCTTGTCATGTCACCATTACGACAAACAATATGATTACTCCTCTAAGTTCTAACTATCTCTGATAGTCATATTTATCAATCACTACCCATGTCACAACAATCTCATCTACCACACGCCCATATACAACGTTTCATATTGACAAGATGTTCCCCAATTGATTGTAGCAAGTAAATTTCTAATATTTTCATTactttcttactttttatttccTCCAAAAGTCTCATGCTGGATTAGGTATCACTTATTAGAGTGCTCATTGTTGCCTGTTGGTACATCTAACCAATCACCTTTGCCTATTTTATGTCTCTTCACGAGTTTCCTTGGTTTGACTACTAGCGCGCGTGCAATCAATTGTATTAACTATTAACCTAAAATATCTTTGCTTTgttaaggaaaaacaaaggagTATTAATTCATTATTGATCTTGATCAATCATATATGATCTCATTCGAAAACAAAGAGGTACATCAAGTCTATGTTGTTAAAAgtattatagtttttattacaCGTATATTACAAACTAACGCGGTaatcaacaatatataatacTTATACCACGTTAGCCACCAAAGATGAATTACCACATGATAGTTTATATAACATTTATCATGTCAACTACTAAAATATAGACGGACACGTAAAAATGAAAGGCATCAAACAAGCCAGTGAAGCTAAAACGATAGACTTGAACATAACTGAGGATGGTATCCGGCCCTTATCATGGCGGATAAAGAGCGCTTGGTACACTGGTATGTTAACCATGACTAAAAGCAGGGCAAGAATAAGTTGTAGGATCAATTGCTCTAACGCCTTGAACCGATCGATTTCCATGACAATCTTTGTGATTCCCCCCAATAAAGTGAAGAGATTTAGCATTGCCAGAGTTGCTACAATGGTGGACATGATAGATGAGCTTCCAAACTCTATGACCTCTTGCTCATACCTTCTTGAGACATCCTCCGTGACCACCTTAGCTGTGATGACAAATGTTGTTTCAGACAGCCCCAATTGCCTCGAAATGGTGTCAATGAGAGCAAAGAAGTATGAAGTAGTCCTTCGGACCATCCAAATTCTCTGTGAGTTCCACCAAGCTTTGAGTGTATCACCACAGCTCAAGGCCTCACCTATGCTGCAAACACTCCTGGCTAGAAAAACATATGCAAAAGGCAAGAACCAGAGGCTCGTAACCTGCAAATTAATATAAGAGACTAATATATGAATTTACTATATTGTCAAACAGGAAACATATCATAAGAAAGCAATACTTTTTTCTGATGTAAGAACACGAACAAAAGCATCTTCGTCTTTTGATCAAGAAAAGGAGTTCAAGAACACATGCAACTATGAAAGACTAAGCATTCAGAGGCGTTCGGCTGCAAAACTTGTTGGGACGGGAATGCAACCAAGCCTTTTGGGAAGTCTCCCAGCGTAACTTGGCTACAACATCGTTCAGACACGAGATTGCAATCGAGCCTCTTGAAAGGTCTCTCAATCGTAGTCCACCGCAACACAGTCCAAACGGGACTGCGAGCGAGGGTCTAAGTAGCCCTCAGTTGCAACCCGCGTTTGGACGGTGTTGCGGCCAAGTTGTATTGCCCTAGGATGCCGTACTACATCACTTTCTCTATGCTTGACCAGTTGTTAGGTAGTTGCTCACAAGTTTGAGTTTTAGACAAACTATATATGATCAATGTGAAAATTTGTGTTTAATAAACTAATTTGAGGGGATTGGAgatgcatgcatatatagaaATTTGTCTCTAAACTATGTGCATGATATGCAGGAATTCTAGCTCTTATGATATCTAGTATgcacaaatacatatataattaaaattaaaaaaagaaaaaaagaaaagggcaaagATTTAAACCTCAGGGAACAAGGAGATGCCATGGAGCAAGCAGAGTGGAGGAACAATCACATAATAGAGAGTTGGCAAGGAAATTGGAGCCCACAAAAGATAGACACAGTATCCCATCTGGGCACCCAATTTGATCTTCCCATGACCATATATGAAGGGGCAATACTTggagaaaaatatttgaaacaTGCCTTCGCTCCACCTCTTGAATTGGACAAGAACTACATCTAAGGTGGTTGGAGCAATACCCAAGAAGGCCTTTCTATCTGGATTATAGTAAAGTGATTTCCATCCCCTGCACTGGATAGCCAAGCCACTTACAATGTCTTCCACCGAGCACCCGTATATCAATCCCATCTGCATAATTCAGAAGAACACTGTTCATCCCAAAAGCTCAAGTTAATAGTAGTACACATAGAGAGATGGGGAGACAGACAGAGACCTTTTTCCCCCACTGAGCGTCTTTCTCATAGCTACAATTGGCAAGAACTTTTGATGCTTCTTCCAATTCATTAGAAGTTTTATCTGCATTCTTTTTGGCTTCTGTTTCCCATTCTGCTCTATAATCCTTAGAGTACACCTTTCCACAGAGACTTTCTCTTCTATGGAAACATCCAGTGCCACAATACAAAGCCGCATCATATCCTCCCACACCGGCAAGCTCAAACTACATACAcacacatttatatatatatataaccaagaATTATGGTacgaaattttttcaattattgaaaACAAAAAGCATGTTCTTAAATTACCAACGTACGTCTATATCTATCTACCTTATTAACTACTGAACAAGAACATCCATAAATATCATTCTTGGTTATATTGTCATAATTTTGTGGAAACGACAGGAAACCGATTTCATGGCCTTTCCTTTCATCCATGAAAAAACACACTGCTTCTCGTACTGTATCTGAATCATTTGCATACATGTCACAGTCCAGGTTGAGAATCAAGGGGGCATTGCTTATCTCTGACGACACCCTTATCTGcacattttaaataaatatattttgtcTTGAAAATACTAGcaaaaaatcaattatatatatatatgaagatttaatattttatactGAAGGTGTAAGCTTATTTATACCAGTGCATTCACAGCTCCAGCTTTGAAGTGGTGAGGCCATTTCGGTCTCTTTTCTCGTGCCATGTATACCAGTGTTGGCAGTCGCCTTCCATCAATATCCACCACAGCTTTATCCCTTCCATCAATGATaatctaagaaataataataaaaaagacaaaaattaatttaatggGATTAATTAAGAAATGTGATAAactaaattaatcatttttttttaaatggtggATTAATTACCTGTACAATTGATTGATGATCCTGCTTCGTCACTTTAGAATTCCATTCAAGAAAACCTTTATGATGGTCCCTCACTTCTTTTGGAATCTTGCCTATTTCAACAACCGAGTCGATCCGATTTCTCATCTCTTCGTATAGTTtctttaaaaatacaaaaattacaaaaattaaaatcctaTTCAATGGATCTAGCttgtcactatatatatatatataaccacgCCATGCATcgtattattaatatattagcATCTATCGTAGTtgctattttatatttgatataCACATAAAAGCAcgtgttaaaaatattatataatccacaaattagatataaaaaaataaataaataaataaaaaaaattgtaacttgTAAACTACTTTTTAATCCTATAATTTTGTTGATGTGTCAATATCGactaactttttaaattttttaaattatttttttaacaatggcaGATTCAATACTTAATTAATTGGCGCTATCACGttaataaagtaattttttttttaaaaaaaataaaaatgtaatttctagcattttttatCATTCAAATTTTGTACCCTTTTAATCGaactataatataatataagcTTAGCTAATTAGATATGTCATGCACGATTAACTTAATTACCTTTATACCCAACCATTCTTGAGAATTTGTGATGTCTTGTGTCACGTTTGAATGGTGGGCAAAGTATGCTGCAGGGGACCTTGGTTCGACCATGAATTTTCTGCAGAAGGGTATCCAGTGCTTAGAGAAACTAGCTGCCTCTAGGAGAGCATAGAATGTCAACTCCGACCCACCATCATCGGAAAGATAAATGCTCAGCTTCTCCGGTGGATAGTTGTAGGCCATGGCTGATAAGACGGTGCTGATCACCAACGTTGGTGGCTCTATCTTCGGATCCGCCGTGCAAACGAAAATGTCTGCACCCGGTAACTTGTCTTCGTATCTGATCACATCACATGCAAATTAACAAAGTATTCAAActtatgaaaattttgttaaaatattaattaaattaaattactcTGAGTAAAAGAGTCGATATATGGTTTCCTTACATTTTCTAATTAATATCACGGCCGACAAGGGGCCCACTTATGAAAGAACCCAACAAGCAACAACCATCGATCTCAATCATTAcgcatgcatgtgcatataatatatatatatacataaactATGTCGTTTTTTATGAACAGATCTTCAGGTTCATGTTTCTTGGTATCTTGAGATTAGAGGCTAAATTAGTAAAATACTCAATATATAAGCTTTTTTCTATttaaccaagaaaagaaaaacaaacttttgagaattaaaaaaagtactagttgttagaataataattaattatcatttctctctctctctatatatatattacaaaatacaTAATCTTGAAGGGTACTGAACTTTTGACTctaaaatttatcttttatttcaattaaatataactatatagttaatttatttttcattaacaaattaaatagaaaaacagagattaaaggagaagaaaagagcaGGAAGTTGCACTCTGATGAGCCAGTAGTCCCCATGACTTCACCTTAACTAGCTAATATTACCTGTCGGAGAGCCTTTGTTTGAAGGGGTGATGGGAAACAGGGTTGAGACGAACAGACTGGGTGACAATCCAGTACAAACTGAAGCAGAGCTCCGCCATGAACACGCCGATCCAAGCCCAGTATCTCCCTGCaggctgatgatgatgatcatcatCTTCTGCTGCTGCTGTTGGGATGTGTGTCAATCTGTAAACCCATGTCAAACAAATACCCACAAACACTGTGGAAGCAAACACCTTATACGCTCCTCTAAATCTCCCTTGCTTTGTCTCAAACAATGGAGCTGCAGCTGCGTCTTCATCTCCACCACCTTCCTTACCCATAGCTCTGTGGCCTGCTTGCGTGTTTGTGACCACTGACCAGGTCCTTGCAATTGTGTGTCTACTAAAAGATCTGGATCTCACCcaatacttatttatttatttataatatatataaagacatttctataataataatatgtctttatcataaaaacttaagctttttgTCTCATCGTGGTGCATGTGAGAGATTCTTCAAAAGCAATAATATTGTAATATTAATGAAGCGGTTAACATTCTAATATGTCAATGCATTAATCATCAATCATCATGATTCATAAAGACCTTTTATGTTCCACTACCACCTAGCTACTTacttttttaaagaattattttatctttattctATAATAAGAGATTCGaagtataaagctcttataaAGAAACATAACCAAGCGTGATATAAGTTTCTCAGCAAAATATCGACGAAACCGGCCCAAGCGCGAAGAGAAGCCAAAAGACGAGATGGTAAGGACAATTGCTACTATTACTAAATCTGAACGCTGCTGCTGAATTCCAAAATTAAACCAtagcaaagaaaataaaagaaagaactaaAAAGGGGAGGAGGGAAATCCATCCCTCTATAGAGAGGATATACTTACTTTtgctccttatatatatataattttattattattattattattattattattttttgaggtTTTCCAAAACCTCATCGAGGCTTGGGATGGCCTTTGGTGTGCCTGAGGTTTTGTCCGGtcgttttaaaaatatatggcCCTCTTAAATATGCCAACCAGTCAAAAACTTCAAGTTATTAATTCCTAGGGAATTTCACCAGCCCCCACCTTATGCGTTGTTGTATGTCttgttatattttttgtgttgttgcTTTCCGCCTTCAAATCGTAGGGTTTTAGATTCTTTGTTTGTGAAAGGAATTCTATTTTCgttgtttgttttaattttagtatGCTCCGTTTTCTTAAAAGCCGGTCTAAATAtaagtttttagggttttcttaaTTATTCTCCATGGTTTTACTTTTACCCGTTATAGTGTGTTGCAGCTTTTTTTAGCTATCTTTTCAGGGCATTGAGGTGCTATTTGTTTGTCTAacttgaatttttcaattgttaagcttgtatttgttttggttttctcaTGTTTTTTGTCCAGTCGTTTCTAACACAAACAATCTTCTTCCTTCACTCTCAtcgtttttattaaattattattttgtgctTAAAACTCTTATTCTGTCAATCAAAGACATTAATTCGGACTGTCAACCCGTCACATGCGCTTCACATGCTATCTTAaaatgacaatgcgttgtagttgatagaagaaaaatgtaattacccaaAAAATTTATGAGTTTTGAAAACTTTTAGTAGGGGGTGATTCCCTCCCTAAGAATTGTAGTGGCGGCCCGAATCATTTATTTGAGCAACTAGGGTGGTACAACCTGAGTAAATCGACCCCTCAATAAATGGTTTAGATTAGACATTTCTTTTGATAAAACTTTTAGTGAGGGGTGATTCCCTCCCTAACAATTGTAATGGCAATCCGAACCATTTATTTGAGCGACTAGGGTGGTATAACCTGAGCAAATCGACTCCTCAATAAATGGTTTAGATTAGACTTTTCTATTGATAAAACCTTTAGGGAGAGGTGATCCCCTCCCTAACAATTATAGTAGTGGCCTGAACTATTTAGTTGAGCAACTAGGGTTGTATAATCTAAGCAAATCGACCTCTCAATAAAGGGTTTAGATTAAacttttcttttgataaaacaaaaaaacacaaaatgaatACCTCACAATCGCATGGGCCACCACCCACTTGAAGGGGATACATCAGTCCCCTACGACTTTCCTCAAGGTGTTGGCGATGCCGTGATGGCCCAATCATCTTTCATTGTCAGGAGAGTATTCCACACAGGCGAAGTAGCGGAGGTGGGGAGGATCAGTCTGCAAACACACGTAGAAGATTCGTTATGATGAAGTTGACGACATGGCCTCATCGACATGTTAAAGTTGACTTCGTAGAGGTACCGTGTGGATCTCCATTATCACGTCTAATTGATGGAGATATTGATTGGATGctatcttttattatttttcagactatatatatatatatatatatatatatatttatttataaaaattaaaattaaaatattcatattttttatatcagatcattaactttttatatcaGGTAATTTactgtttattattatttaaaaaaaaaattactacaaaataattttttttttttaatttttagtatcactttttaatttttctataccaataattaatttttttaaaattttttttattataaacagTACCATAAAAACTTGACATTGTTTAACAAATAAGGTCAAAAAATTGGTCTTANNNNNNNNNNNNNNNNNNNNNNNNNNNNNNNNNNNNNNNNNNNNNNNNNNNNNNNNNNNNNNNNNNNNNNNNNNNNNNNNNNNNNNNNNNNNNNNNNNNNttttaaatatttttcattttttttttatattaaaaaaaaaaagagttgtaaTTATCGGTTGGTTGGCAAGTGAATAAGATAagtattatttttgaaatgtgTGTATTTTTTTGACTGAATTGCTGATTACACAGtgttggcactgtagctggaacagtgccgttccagctacagtgctgaCCCGTTCCGTTGGCAAACAGAGCCATATATCTTGAgcaaaaaccaagaaaatgaCTGTATAAAGTAGTACGAACATCAAAATATAGGGTGCAAGTGCGGGTATGACTGTCATAAATTAGAACATGACCTTTAAAATACCCTGAACTcttcttaaataataataacaactgCCCCCGATTGTGGTTGttattgtcttctttttttttatttgtttcttatcGTCTtcctaccttttatttatttttatttatttataatcttcttttccttttattttattttatattttttttaagcatacaTATCCAAATGAACAATTTTCCAACTGTCGGGCTTGGGAGCCGACACATCAGCATGATAAATCCCCACCTGTCACTTGAGAGTTTAGAGCTCTACTACCCAAAGCATCACAAACTCATATAGAGTCACAGTACACTAGTACTCTTCAATTCCTCGACCTTCATACACCAAACATGGCAGCCAATGAAGAAGCCAAGGGAAGCCAAGAAGGAGGGCTGCAGCAGTAGGGCCATGACGAACACAAGATTACTACCATATCACAACACTCACACTCAGAGCATCAACATGTTCGTGGGGCTTTGACATCGGACTGCCAAAGAGACCACGTTGTGGAAGACTGTGTCGTCGACGGCTCCGATGATGTTGCAGATAAATGTCCGGCCGGGATGAGCCAACAAGCAGACCACTTCAAATGCCTCCACTTCAAAAAGAGCTCTACTAATTAGCAGATAATCAGCCGTTGTATATATTTGGGGCTTGTTTAATTAATAATGGTTTTTTGcaaattctttttgtttattttttttatatgtgatataaaggtgagGAAGTgtgttttttagtttatattttaaaattattttgtttttttaattattgttaatgaTTTTGTGGCCCACCAAACGACATTCTTAATAAAGACATTCGCATCTCGTTTACTTTATGTTCCATTTGCATAAGTATTATACATGAGTCCAACCAAGACTAATAGCCCGCCAATTTCGTAGGCCCTATATAGTTATAAGTCAGCCCATGGAGCTCTAGTTGGTAGCCTGGTATGTGATTTCTCATTATATGGCCCCTAGAAAGGCCCTTCGAGCTGTGATACTCCAAAAAGAAGCCCAAAGATTCTTcggaaactttactttaaattcCTAAATTATTGTGCATTTtgataagactttaaaaattcaaaaactctcaatttacacttctgaactttcaatttcaattaatttaccCCATCCGTTagttttagccattaacttctaacggaaatgcctaaaaataccaaattatctttcgatttttttttttttttaaaaaagaaataaaataaaattaagggtaaattttgaattttataaaaaagtcaggaaTATAAACggcattttatcacttttaatgtttaaaatccgACAAAAgaggtaaattgattgaaataaaaagttcaaaggtataaaattgagagtttttaaatttttaaaaaatctttttagaaCACGCAATAATTCAGaggtttaaagtaaaattttttaaaaactaaaagtagCACCAATTCCTTGTCATTTTATGTATTAGACTACATCTAAGGCATAAATTGTCATTTAACAAAAATAGACACATTTCCCAGTAAAGGGAAGGGTAGATTCTCgaatttttcaacaaaaatctGGATGTCCTTTGAGTCATAACTCATAAACAATCAAACATGATAAATGCCAGAGAATCTCGAGGATTTGCAGAagaaattataagaaaatttcCTAAACCAAATGCCTACGCAAAGGGGTAACTTTATCATGTCATGGCCCCATTTATATTGTAACTTTATATCCAATCGATACAGGCAGGTAACTTTAGTATGCCAGCTCTGCTGTTTGTTCACCCAGCCAGGAAATTTATCTTCTTTATAATGAGTCAGCTGGTAGCTATAAAGGTTCAAGGTACCTACCTAGCAATTCACCAGTTTCAGAAAAAACCTGACACAATAATTGTAATACTAATCTACTAACTGTTGGGAAAaatgtctctttttttttttttttcctttcctttttcgaCTACGATAATAACTTGTTACGATGATTTGGCGTTACGTAACAAGACAATACGTTCAAATGCCGAGTAAACATGTTGATTGTGCTCTCTTGTGACACTTGTTGGAATTCAATTGGGTATTTCATAGCATGAGCGTTAAAAGATTAACTAAattttagggagtaaattgacaaaatttaaatcttagtGAGTGATTTACAAAAGGTAATTAGTCATGTCATAGACTTCTAgggcatttttcccaaaactgTTACATTGATGGGTTTTTTTAATCAAGGCTCATGTTTTAGCCTGCCAAGTTGTCTCTTGCTTGTCAGCTTGTGCATATAGATTcaacaacaatttgaaaaatgttgacCCATCTGGCAATTTTCGGATCTACGTACGCCTACTTTCAACCACTTACTTCGTCCCTAACTGCTTAGGTACTATACCATCCTATGGTGCTGCTAATAGAAGGAGCTTCTCAATGTATTTTCAACTCTTGATCccaatgaaaagaagaaagagaaacaaactAAGAATGTTTTCAAACACGACTTAGCTAAAAATATGCTGTAAAATTAACACTTAAAGGGGCACTTAAAACCTTCGAACTCTAAAAAGAAAGCATGGAGATCAGAAATAATGCAGAAAGTATtcagtaatatatatatatatattagtccAATTTGGAgggcaatatatatatgatgaagaTTATCCAAAGTCCAACCTAAAACGTACGTTATCTATCTCTTGGTAGTTTACTGAAAATGATGTCTTTGAATGCAACCcgtgtgagagagagacgtgaaacagcaaaagcccaaaaaggcaGACTATTCCATGCCCATTAACTTAACTAAAACCAAACTTTTTCGTTCTTTTTTGGTCTTCGTCACCGCCCAGATAGTGCCCACCTGCTGACGTGTTTACTCCGCCCAAAAAGGCCCCCCCACCACTTTTCAATCAAACTTGGGCTACAATCCTGTGCTGTATACCCCCTAAAACTTCTTCATCTTTGGCTAACTCACATCAGCAATCTACCAAACGACagattttttctcttatttttttccaaacgaAGTattgagctatatatatatatattttatatagaatttaatttgcataaaacaaaatttactttaatttaaacattttttgaatgaactcaaaaaaaaaacattatttgaATGAACAAACTTAGCCAATATATAAGTTTTAAGTTCAAGTAGaatttgtcttaaaaaaaaaaaaaaaagttcaagtGAAATTACAAGTTTAATTTATGtgactttctatttttctttctttatttttatcttataaaatctcaatattttagaatttttttatttgtaatttttttttttaccataattagggccttaattaaagagcattTACTAATATCTTTACCATAATTGAAGCtttaaaaattgttataaaagGAAACTCAATTATATTGCTACTATTTGGGGCATGAGGCAACGCTTGTCATTTGGGGCTTAAGCAAAGGGAATGTGTTAGagagccaaataaatgaacgtaaaaaaacatttatcacgtcaatttgaaattttttttggatttatttgtttggctccctagcacttctctAAGCAATGAGCCGGCCATGCAATTTACATTTTGTTTTAATAGTTGACGTAATAAATATCAAGTAAATTAGCGcatatttttacaaataattgacctttttttttttgcaacgtACAAATTGGACAAATATGCCtcttcaattttgaaaattaagggtaaatttgtccAAAATGTACAACACAATGCCCACAACCTCGAGAGAGTACACATGATTAATATCGCACCAGATTTTTCccgaactctctctctctgtttcggaAACTGACTCGCTGATATAGAATTTGTCTCGAACAGCTTTCCA
This genomic interval from Corylus avellana chromosome ca3, CavTom2PMs-1.0 contains the following:
- the LOC132174942 gene encoding cellulose synthase-like protein E6, translated to MGKEGGGDEDAAAAPLFETKQGRFRGAYKVFASTVFVGICLTWVYRLTHIPTAAAEDDDHHHQPAGRYWAWIGVFMAELCFSLYWIVTQSVRLNPVSHHPFKQRLSDRYEDKLPGADIFVCTADPKIEPPTLVISTVLSAMAYNYPPEKLSIYLSDDGGSELTFYALLEAASFSKHWIPFCRKFMVEPRSPAAYFAHHSNVTQDITNSQEWLGIKKLYEEMRNRIDSVVEIGKIPKEVRDHHKGFLEWNSKVTKQDHQSIVQIIIDGRDKAVVDIDGRRLPTLVYMAREKRPKWPHHFKAGAVNALIRVSSEISNAPLILNLDCDMYANDSDTVREAVCFFMDERKGHEIGFLSFPQNYDNITKNDIYGCSCSVVNKFELAGVGGYDAALYCGTGCFHRRESLCGKVYSKDYRAEWETEAKKNADKTSNELEEASKVLANCSYEKDAQWGKKMGLIYGCSVEDIVSGLAIQCRGWKSLYYNPDRKAFLGIAPTTLDVVLVQFKRWSEGMFQIFFSKYCPFIYGHGKIKLGAQMGYCVYLLWAPISLPTLYYVIVPPLCLLHGISLFPEVTSLWFLPFAYVFLARSVCSIGEALSCGDTLKAWWNSQRIWMVRRTTSYFFALIDTISRQLGLSETTFVITAKVVTEDVSRRYEQEVIEFGSSSIMSTIVATLAMLNLFTLLGGITKIVMEIDRFKALEQLILQLILALLLVMVNIPVYQALFIRHDKGRIPSSVMFKSIVLASLACLMPFIFTCPSIF